From a single Pseudomonas sp. A34-9 genomic region:
- the tssC gene encoding type VI secretion system contractile sheath large subunit, protein MSTSAAQEKSAASGEYSILDSIIAETRLTPDDEAYDIAKRGVSAFIEELLKPQNNGEPVKKAMVDRMIAEIDAKLSRQMDEILHHPDFQALESSWRGLQLLVDRTNFRENIKIEILNVSKEDLLDDFEDSPEVMQSGLYKHIYTAEYGQFGGQPVGAIIANYYMSPSSPDVKLMQYVASVSCMSHAPFIAAAGPKFFGLESFTGLPDLKDLKDHFEGPQFAKWQSFRTSEDSRYVGLTVPRFLLRNPYDPEENPVKSFVYKETVANSHEHYLWGNTAYAFGTKLTDSFAKFRWCPNIIGPQSGGAVEDLPLHHFESMGEIETKIPTEVLVSDRREYELAEEGFISLTMRKGSDNAAFFSASSVQKPKFFGISAEGKAAELNYKLGTQLPYMMIVNRLAHYLKVLQREQLGSWKERTDLELELNKWIRQYVADQENPSAEVRGRRPLRAAQVIVSDVEGEPGWYRVSLNVRPHFKYMGADFTLSLVGKLDKE, encoded by the coding sequence ATGAGCACTAGCGCAGCACAAGAGAAGAGCGCCGCCAGCGGCGAGTACAGCATTCTCGACAGCATCATCGCCGAAACCCGTCTGACTCCGGACGACGAAGCCTACGACATCGCCAAGCGTGGCGTGTCGGCGTTCATCGAAGAACTGCTCAAGCCGCAGAACAACGGTGAGCCGGTCAAGAAGGCCATGGTTGACCGCATGATCGCCGAGATCGATGCCAAGCTCAGCCGTCAGATGGATGAGATCCTGCACCACCCGGACTTCCAGGCCCTGGAATCGTCGTGGCGTGGTCTGCAGTTGCTGGTCGACCGCACCAACTTCCGCGAAAACATCAAGATCGAAATCCTCAACGTCTCCAAAGAAGACCTGCTGGACGATTTCGAAGACTCGCCGGAAGTCATGCAGTCGGGCCTGTACAAGCACATCTACACCGCTGAATACGGCCAGTTCGGTGGTCAGCCTGTGGGCGCGATCATCGCTAACTACTACATGTCGCCAAGCTCGCCAGACGTCAAGCTGATGCAGTACGTCGCCAGCGTTTCGTGCATGTCCCACGCGCCGTTCATCGCTGCTGCCGGTCCGAAGTTCTTCGGCCTGGAAAGCTTCACCGGCCTGCCGGATCTGAAAGATCTGAAAGACCACTTCGAAGGCCCGCAATTCGCCAAATGGCAGAGCTTCCGTACTTCGGAAGACTCCCGTTATGTTGGCCTGACCGTGCCGCGTTTCCTGCTGCGTAACCCGTACGATCCGGAAGAAAACCCGGTCAAATCGTTCGTGTACAAGGAAACCGTTGCCAATAGCCACGAGCACTACCTGTGGGGCAACACCGCTTACGCGTTCGGCACCAAGCTGACTGACAGCTTCGCCAAATTCCGCTGGTGCCCGAACATCATCGGCCCACAGAGCGGTGGCGCAGTTGAAGACCTGCCGCTGCACCATTTCGAAAGCATGGGCGAAATCGAAACCAAGATCCCTACTGAGGTTCTGGTCAGCGACCGTCGTGAATACGAACTGGCCGAGGAAGGCTTCATCTCCCTGACCATGCGTAAAGGCTCTGACAACGCGGCGTTCTTCTCCGCAAGCTCGGTGCAGAAGCCGAAGTTCTTCGGCATCAGCGCAGAAGGCAAGGCTGCAGAGCTGAACTACAAGCTCGGCACCCAACTGCCGTACATGATGATCGTCAACCGCCTGGCTCACTACTTGAAAGTGCTGCAGCGCGAGCAACTCGGTTCGTGGAAAGAGCGTACCGACCTCGAGCTGGAACTGAACAAGTGGATCCGTCAGTACGTCGCCGACCAGGAAAACCCGAGCGCCGAAGTCCGTGGCCGTCGTCCGCTGCGCGCTGCGCAAGTGATCGTCAGCGACGTTGAAGGCGAGCCGGGCTGGTACCGCGTGAGCTTGAACGTGCGTCCGCACTTCAAGTACATGGGTGCCGATTTCACCCTGTCGCTGGTTGGCAAGCTGGACAAAGAGTAA
- a CDS encoding PAAR domain-containing protein encodes MSGKPAARVSDPTACPLPGHGTNPIAAGSGDVFFDGLAAARQGDASACGGAMVGDLATTVLINGKPAATVGSVGSHGNKVTAGSGTVIIGNSHSPVPFVPPLPVEIKWPFDEHFTINCQDTGKPVAGVAYTLKTASGKIINGITSADGKTQKISSAQAEAVELVIEQQTEVMIG; translated from the coding sequence ATGTCTGGCAAACCAGCAGCACGCGTATCCGACCCCACTGCTTGCCCGCTCCCCGGCCACGGCACCAACCCGATCGCCGCCGGTTCCGGCGACGTGTTCTTCGACGGCCTCGCGGCCGCCCGCCAAGGCGATGCCTCGGCGTGTGGTGGTGCGATGGTTGGCGATCTGGCAACCACGGTGTTGATCAATGGAAAACCGGCCGCCACGGTCGGTTCGGTTGGATCTCATGGAAATAAAGTAACGGCTGGATCGGGGACGGTGATTATCGGCAATTCGCATTCGCCGGTGCCGTTTGTGCCGCCTTTGCCGGTGGAGATCAAGTGGCCTTTCGACGAGCACTTCACGATCAATTGCCAAGACACCGGCAAGCCAGTGGCGGGTGTGGCCTACACATTGAAAACCGCCTCAGGAAAGATCATCAACGGCATTACCAGTGCTGATGGAAAAACTCAGAAAATTTCTTCCGCTCAGGCTGAGGCGGTGGAGTTGGTGATTGAACAACAAACCGAAGTGATGATTGGCTAA
- the tssE gene encoding type VI secretion system baseplate subunit TssE has translation MDGYGSLFERLNGDAQLRKGNSLEACAMASVAAHLAKMLSTRAGSVQTLSDYGLPDLNDMRLSLHDSLSQARLAIENFIEAYEPRLSNVRVISLPRDHDQLRLAFSIEGLLEVEGFKRQVSFSARLDGSGQVKVT, from the coding sequence ATGGACGGATACGGCAGCCTGTTCGAACGCCTCAACGGCGACGCGCAACTACGCAAGGGCAACAGCCTTGAGGCTTGTGCCATGGCGTCAGTGGCTGCCCATCTGGCCAAAATGCTCAGCACCCGGGCCGGCAGCGTGCAAACGCTGTCCGACTACGGGTTGCCCGATCTCAATGACATGCGCCTGAGCCTGCACGACTCCCTGAGTCAGGCCCGTCTGGCCATCGAAAACTTCATCGAAGCCTACGAGCCGCGCCTGAGCAACGTGCGTGTCATTTCCCTGCCGCGTGACCACGACCAACTGCGCCTGGCCTTCAGTATCGAAGGCCTGCTGGAAGTTGAAGGGTTCAAGCGTCAGGTCAGTTTTTCCGCGCGCCTGGATGGCAGCGGTCAAGTGAAGGTCACCTAA
- a CDS encoding DUF6402 family protein: protein MADTVVASSLTPASNKAGQSTVVRLFKVSDIPAAMDKMKWPVAAALMRHWFNGVPWQNASGGMEKEEKDRVRPVPDQYIEENIVKMDWVLKFKKPEETRKVLKAAWNNEKAMPEISTKILRAFGKSAPGCYPVQFNGKGRAAEKFGYFNSRAVNFSQFGGGELDELRGALANFNMRVIAEGVVNVFDKKVVFVADRLGYYVEDNYDFNDGDDLISQPLGYWNFDGVAGVMDANAQNMAIDQETAGIVQSSIFGMSESAEKRFVEAANKRYFFIQNKHFVEYRKLYSKGGDFKLYSDIFYESISPVTIELVKK, encoded by the coding sequence ATGGCAGACACGGTAGTAGCATCCAGCCTTACCCCGGCGAGTAACAAAGCCGGGCAGTCTACTGTTGTGCGCCTTTTTAAAGTTAGCGATATCCCTGCTGCCATGGACAAAATGAAGTGGCCGGTCGCCGCCGCATTGATGCGTCACTGGTTTAATGGCGTCCCTTGGCAGAACGCCAGTGGCGGAATGGAAAAAGAAGAGAAAGACCGTGTCAGGCCGGTGCCCGATCAGTACATTGAAGAAAATATAGTCAAGATGGATTGGGTGCTTAAGTTCAAGAAGCCTGAAGAGACGCGGAAAGTTCTAAAGGCGGCGTGGAATAATGAGAAAGCCATGCCTGAAATCAGCACGAAAATACTCCGGGCTTTTGGCAAGTCGGCGCCGGGTTGTTATCCAGTCCAGTTTAACGGCAAAGGGCGTGCGGCCGAGAAGTTCGGTTATTTCAACTCCCGTGCAGTTAACTTCAGTCAGTTCGGTGGCGGTGAGCTTGATGAGCTGCGCGGAGCCTTGGCGAATTTCAATATGCGGGTTATTGCAGAAGGCGTTGTCAACGTCTTTGACAAGAAAGTCGTGTTTGTCGCTGATCGCCTGGGCTACTACGTCGAAGATAACTACGACTTTAACGACGGTGACGATCTCATCAGTCAACCGCTCGGATACTGGAATTTTGATGGGGTTGCCGGGGTGATGGACGCTAACGCGCAAAACATGGCAATCGATCAGGAAACTGCAGGCATCGTGCAGTCATCCATATTCGGAATGAGCGAATCAGCGGAAAAGCGCTTTGTCGAAGCTGCGAACAAACGATATTTCTTTATTCAGAACAAACATTTCGTTGAGTACAGAAAGCTCTACTCCAAGGGTGGGGATTTCAAGCTGTACTCTGATATTTTTTATGAAAGCATTAGTCCTGTGACTATCGAGTTGGTGAAAAAATGA